Below is a genomic region from Coleofasciculus sp. FACHB-1120.
CAAAACTCTTTACTTTATGGGTCAACCAATGCTTTATGTCAACCCAGCAACTGGCAAAGATAACAGTGTCGGGAACTCATCTGCCCCACTGAAGACGCTTACTCGTGCCCTGAAGCAGGCTCAAGCCGGAACTTCGATTCAGTTGGCATCGGGGATTTACAATGCAGCGGGGGGAGAAGTGTTTCCCCTGGTAATCCCGGCTGGGGTGACGGTGGTAGGGAATGAATCCAGCAAAGGCAAGGGAATTCAAATCGAAGGCAGTGGGGACTATATTAGCCCAAGCTTTGGCTCCCAAAATATTACCCTACGGCTGGAAACGGATGCCCAACTGCGGGGAGTCACGGTAACAAATCGGGGGGTCAAGGGGACAGGGGTTTGGATAGAATCGACATCCCCCAGGCTGGCAAATAATACTTTCACGAATTGCAGTCGTGATGGGGTCTTTGTCACAGGCACCGCTAAACCGGCAATTTTAGATAATGTATTTATCCAAAATGCTTCCACAGGTCTTTCCCTCGTCCGTAATGCCAAGGGGGAAGTCCGTCGGAATGTGGCACAGAAAACAGGTTACGGGATTTTAATTGGGGATCAAGCGGCTCCTTTAATTACCGATAATAAGATTTTTGCAAATCGGACGGGGATTTTGCTGTCTCGTGACGCGAATCCGGTGCTGCGTCGCAATCTAATTGAGAAAAATACACAAGCCGGGATAATTATCAATGATGTTGCAAAACCGCAGCTAGGGAGCCGTCAAGACCCAGCGGGGAATATTTTGCGGGATAACGGGGAAGTCGATCTGCAAAATCTAACCCGGTTTGCGGTCGTCTCAGCGGGAAATCAGCTGAATCCAGCGCGGGTGCAGGGAACGGTGGAATTTGTGGCGGCGACGGTTGCCGGTTCTAGTTTGACAATGGGGCCTGCCCAGTTTAGCGATGTTGCCGGTTATTGGGCGGAAGCGTTTATTCAGGCACTAGTGGCGAAAAATCTGATGAGTGGCTTCCCGGATGGGACGTTTCAGCCAGAAGCAGCAATGACTCGCGCCCAATATGCCGCAGCGATCGCGAAAACCTTTAACTTGCCGCCACGACCGGGAAATACAAGTAGTTTCAAGGATATTCCAGCAGATTTTTGGGCGGCGGGGGCGATCGCCAAGGCGGCATCGATGGGTTTTATCTCTGGGTTTCCAGATAACACCTTTCGACCAGGGCAAAATCTGACGCGGGTGCAGGCGATCGCATCTTTAGTGAGTGGTTTGGCACTGACGGGGGGCAATTCTAGCGTTTTGGGAGTTTATGGCGATCGCGCTCAAATTCCCAGCTACGCCACAGATGCCGTCGCTGTTGCCACCACCAGGCGCATGGTGGTGAATTATCCCCAAGTTCAACAACTCGAACCGATGCGGGACATTAGCCGTGCCGAAGTTGCCGCACTCATCTATCAGGCATTAGTTACCACCGGGGAAGTCAAGGCGATCGCTTCTCCCTATATTGTCAATCCGGAGGTGAATCCTGACTCGTCCCTTCCTAGCTTCAGCGACATTCAGGGACACTGGGCAGAGAATTCGATTCGAGGATTGGCAAATCAAAACCTGCTGGGTGGCTTTGCCGATGGCACTTTCAAGCCAGACGATCGACTCAATCGGGCGGGATTCGCGGCTTTGTTGGTGAAAGCCTTTAACCCCACTTCCAAACGCCCAGCCATCCAGTTTACCGATATCCCCCCGACTTTCTGGGCGCAGGCGGTGATTCAACAAGCTTATAGCGGTGGCTTCATTACCGGCTTTCCCGACCAAACTTTCCGCCCCCAGCAGCCGGTTCTGAGAGTCCAGCTGATTGTCTCTCTGGTGAGTGGATTGGGCTTTCCGTCTGGGGATGAAAAACTCTTAGACAAGTACGAAGACCGCGAGGCGATTCCCGCCTATGCCCGCCCTGCTGTTGCTGCCGCTACACAAAGAGGTATCATTGTGAACCACCCGGCACCCGCACAACTTAACCCAAATCGAGAAGCCACACGAGCCGAGGCAGCTGTTATGGTTTATCAGGCATTAGTTGCCACTGGACGATTGCCTGCTTAATCGGGGCTTTTGCATTTGGAGAAAAAATTTTGGGCCGCGATTAATGAACGCCTGTCAATGAGCGCCCGTAGGCGTAAGCCTTCTCAAAGGGGATGCGACCCCTACTGACCCCATATTTTGCTTCTGTTATCAAATACTTCTACTGGGCTAGTGATTAGAATGCAAGATGTGAAGATAACCAATGACCAATGGGTGATGACAGCGAATCGCGAATCTGTGATTAATATTATTTCTGGTCTGCCTAGTTAACGTCTGATGACAGAGTCAACTCAAGACTCAGCTACTGCCTACGCAACAACGCTGCTTCTTTACTATTGTTTTGAACTGATTAGGGGTTACACGGCTGAGGAATTGGTAGCCCACTGGCTCCGCAACTACGAAGCCAACTGGGTGCGTTTAGCCGTGATTGAGGCGCTCTATCAGGGACGTTACAAAGCGATTTCTGTCGAGCAAATCTTAAATTTCTGGTCTCGGCGCGGTCAAGCCCTGTATCACTTTAACCATGATTTTGAGCGCTTGGTTTGTCGTAATTTTCCGCAAAATTTGACGGAAGCAGTCGAGCCGCTACCGGCAACCTTCGCTGCTAACCCGGAGCCGAGTCTAGAGCGAATCAAGGTTAAAGAGGCGATGAATCCAGTTGAGTCATCCTCAACGGAAGCAGCCGCTGCCAGTAACGAGGCGATCGCGCTCGATCGCCCAGTTGCGATCGCCCAAACGCCGGTTTCCCCGGCAGAGGCTGCCGCTTCTGTCTTGTCAGAACCGACAAACACCAACAACCCTAGGGACGTTGCCAATTCAGAAGACGCCAGCGCCAGTCTCTCGCTGCGTCCTAGCCACAAAAATTATCAAGCAGATTGGTCGCGCTGGGATGTCAGCAAGCGACCAATACACCAGTTCATCCCAACGGCAGATGACTCAGATTTTTACCACAAACTCAAAGCCGTCGCCCAGAGTGATGAAGAGACTTAAGCCATTGAAAATTCAAAATGAACAATCCTCATCTTTAATTTTTAATTGTTTGCGACAGTATCAGTGGCTTTTTCTGCTGGCTTTGTGACGCCCATGCGAATTTCCGAGCAAAACGAAGCCATTGAGAAGCCGCCAAATCGCTTTAAAATGCTGGCTCGTAGCCGCAAGTTTTCGCTAGCAAACCAGATGCGTTCTTCCGAGTACATCGTTTCATACTCGGTAATCAGCGTGAATGAATCATCGTTACCGATGACATAACGACCCGCAACCGATGCTTTCTCGGCGTAACCCATGTCACGGAGCAACTGACCTTCGTTGGGCTTCTCCGGGTTGGGAATCGGGACGAGAACGCTAGAACCCTCGTGCTTTTCTTGATCCCATTCCATCGTGCCATCCCAGCTAACGCGAGCGCCTCCCCAAGCTAAAGCTGGGTCAACTTCGTACTGTTCGCAGAGCTTGATTACTTCCGGATCTTCTGCCGAGAGCATCTCAATCTTGATGTCTGACTTGCCACTTTCTGCTTGCTTGAAAGCCAGATGGTGACTGGTACGCTGGGAAAACCATTTGCCTGCACTCAGCTGGAAAAACTCTTGAATATCCATGAATCAAACTCTTCTGGACTAATAATTTTTAACATCACTTTAAATATCTTAGATTGACCAGTCGCTAGAGAGAGTAATAACCGCTGACCTCTACTTTATAAAAGATTTAAGAGTTTTCGGATGAGTAAACCTGCATCATGTCTAGAATTCATGGCACTCCCAGCGATGACTACATTGAAGCTACCCAAGGCGACGATGTTATTTTTGGGTATGCTGGCGACGATACCCTGGTTGGCAAGTCAGGCAACGATATCATCCACGGTGGACAAGGAAATGACCTGATTCAAGGGGGAGAGGACGAGGATTCCCTGTATGGCGAATTAGGAGATGACTTTTTACTGGGGGCTTCCGGGCGCGATCGCTTATTCGGCGGTAACGGGGATGATGTCTTGCTTGGCGGCGAAGATGACGATCGCTTAGATGGTGGCCCCGGCAATGATGTCTATGTTTACGCTCCCGGCGATGGTTTTGACACCATTGAGGATGAGTCGGGAATCGATATCCTGCGATTAGACGACATCTTCTCGAATGAGATTACGGTTGATTTCGTCATCGGTGGTTGGCTGTGCGTATCTTATCAGGGTCAGCCCATCGTCAAAATGCGCGGTGTGGAGCATATCCAGGTAGAAGATGGCTTATTTTCCGTTGCTCGCTGGCTGTAAGCGATTAAAAATGTTTGGATTAAAAATTAAAAATGGAGAAGCCCCCATTTTTAATTTTTATTTTCTAATTTTTAATTGTTTTCGGACAGCCGCTTCAGGGAGATGGTGGCAGCAGTCGCAACGTGGGGATGACGGTCTTTTTCTAGGTAATTGAGCGCTGAGAGACTTTTCTCGCTGGGGAGGTGTCCTAGGGCTTCTGCGAGCCGCTGACGGACAAGCCAATCGTCAGATTGGGCAAAGCGGAGGATTTGATCGACGGCTCCTACTGCTTTGATTTCGCCAAGTGCCGCGATCGCTGCCTGTTGCAACACGACTTCTTCGCTATCTAACGCCCGAACCAGTACGTCGAAAGCGCGGGGGTCTTTCAAATTGCCTAAACTAACGGCGGCGCTGAAACGCACGAGCCAATCTGTATCTTCGTAGAACGCCCGCACCAAGGGTTCAAATCCTCTGATGTCGCACAGGTAGCCTAAAGCACCGGCGGCGTCGGCGCGAATGCCATAGTCGGGGTCAGTTTCTAGCAATTTTACGAGAATCGGAAAGCATTCTTCTGTCGGTTTAAGACCCAGCGCAAACACCGCCATTGAGCGAATTTGCAGGTTTTCGTCGTCTAAAACCTTTTTGATCAGGGGTACCGCGTCATCTGCCGAGACTTCACGCAAAGAGGCAAGTGCCAACATGCGATCGCGCGAATTCGGACTTTCTAGCTGGGCACCAATATTTTCTAAGCTGGGATGAGTCATAAAATCCTAAGCTTTTTAATAAATCTTAACACAATTGAGCAGGCTATCTCAGGAAGTGGTGGAGAGAGGGAGATTAGTCCGCGCAGAGTTAAGCCTTGAACGTTAGTTCAGGCTAAGAGCTACAGTCAGTTTTAACTGACCCAAATACTGGTAGGGCAAACGCTTCCAACCTTTAACAGGTTGCGAGCTTTACGGTGAGAGATTTATCTCAAGGCTCTGATGTCAGTGCCATTCGGGTTAAGTTAAGTTTTAACGTTAAAAATGAGGTGAGTGTGGCACGTAAACGCTTGATTATCGAGATGGGGATGGGAATCGATCAGCACGGACAGGAACCAACTGTCGCCGCAGCCAGGGCGGTCAGGAATGCGATCGCTCACAATGCTTTGCCGGGTGTCTGGGAAGTTGCAGGTTTAAGCGACCCCGACCAAATGATCGTAGAAGTCCAGGTAGCAGTGCCTTACCCAGAGCAAGTGCGGGAAGCAGAAGTATTAGCTGTGTTGCCTTTTGGTCGCAAAACTCTCACCGTTGAGTCTGGCGGAATGGTGGTTCAAGGTCGAGCAATTCCCTCGCTAAATGATAAGAATGACGAAATGCTGATCGCGGTTGCTGCGGTTACAGTGCTGGTCGAAACTGATTAGCTACCGAGAGGAAGGGATAAAGACAGTGGTTCTACCAGCTTCCCAAGAGCGTTCAACTGGACTATCTGGAATCCTCAACTTTGGCGAGCTGGCTCAACCGATCTGGCTCAACATCATGGTCGGGTAAGCTGATTTCCACGTCGCGCAACACACGGAAGCCATACCCACCCAAACCTATCAGCAATAAGCTGATGGAAGTGATGACATACAAAAGCGCCATTCCTGCACCCGATCCCGTGCCGAATAGCGAGCCGAGGATGGGTGCAAGAACACCTCCTGGCATCATCGCTGGTTCAAAAACACGATCGGCAAGTGGCCCAGCGATTAAAAGAGCGATCGCGCTAACGATTTGTTGAATCGTCGAGCGGGCAGCGAAAACCCGTCCTTGGACATCTGGTTTTACCTTGCTCAGCAAGATTGCTGTGTTGGAACTGCTCAATAAGGGAAAATTGAGCGATGAGCAGAACTGAGCAGGAAGCCAAATCATTAGTGTCTGACCCAGACCAAACACGGTTTTACTCAGACCCGCCCCCACCATTGCCAGTAAAAAGCCGTGGATACGGCGTTTAGAACCGCCCCAGGCACTCAAGAGAAACGCTCCCGTCACCCCACCGAATCCGGCTGCTGAACCGATGCTGCCTAACACCCTGGCATCATTCCCCGTGCGTGCCAAAATCATCGGCGCATACAAGGCAGCGCCCAAATCGTGGGCAAACCAGAACAAAGATGCCACGGCGATAATGGCGAACAGACCGGGACGCGCCAGAATATATTGGAAGCCGAAGATAATCGGCTGGAAGATCCCTTTATCTTGGGGGGATGTCTCGCTACTCGTGGGTTGGGGGATATGGATCTTGAGAACGGTGCCGATCGCGATCGCAAATGTAACGATGTCAATGAGCGAGATCCCGGCAAATCCAATCGTGTAGTAAAGTACACCCGCCAGCGCCGGAGCAAGAATAATCGAACTGTAATGAATTGCAGAATCCAGACTGGTAGCACGAGTGTAATGCTGTTTAGGCACTAGCATCGCAATCGATACTGAATACGCCAGCGCTTGAATTTCGCTAAAAGCACCGCTAACCGCGCCACTCAAATAAAGATGCCAGATTTGCAAATGGTTGGTCAGGTACAGCCAAAGAATTACCAGGGTACACAAAGCTGTCACTGTGTCGCCAATTATCATCAGAAATTTGCGGTTCCAGCGGTCTACAATCAGCCCAGCAATGGGTGTAATTAAGATGCTCGGCACTAAGGTAAAGAAACCCACTAAAGCGAGTGCTGTCGCCTGACCAGTCAGTTCCCACACCCAGATTTGGATGGCAAAACTGGTCATATAGCTACCGATTGTTGAGACTAGCTGACCGATCCAAATGATGAAGAAGGTTCGCATATTAGTTTGGTTAAGGCGGTTTCCATCCGAGTGTAATATCCCTCCTGTGGCTGAATGTGGTGTTTACGTCCTGCGGCGATTCTGGCTGAATCCCAATTAGGAATGGAAAGATTGTGTCACGGCAAGTGTAGGCAATTCCTTGCGATCGCTTGATTGGTCTGTCAAGAGATATTTAAACAAGTCATCAAGAACCCGATTGGCTCCGATAATCCCCCAACTGCCAATCCAGGAATCGTTATTTACTTGGTAAACCTTACTTTGTTTCACTGCATTCAACTGGAACCAAAGCGGATGATTTGTGAATTGGGTTAACTTAGATTCTTCACCTTCTCCGAGTACCAAGAAAATCGCATCGCCCTGCATTTTAGGAATGAGTTCTAAGGAGAGATTCTCTGAGTTTTTATCTTTATTCTGTGCTGATGGACGAGGCATACCGATATCATTGAGGATGAGTCCGCTGAAAGAGCGCTTCATGTAAATGCGGACTTGATCTGCCCAAAAATTAACTACCGATACCTGGATTTGCGAGAGGCGATCGCCCATCTGTTCTCTAAACGTTTCAACGCGGTGATTATAGTTACTTAAGAGTTTTTCGGCTTCTTGTGTCTTACCCAGCGCTTCGGCAAATGTTCTCAGCCACTCTTTCCACGTAATACTACCTTCAACGAAAACTGTCGGGGCAATTTTTGATAGCTTGCCATAGATTCCTTCGTCCCAAGACCAACCTAAAATCAAGTCGGGCTTCAAAAGTAAAATTTTCTCCATGCTTGGTTGTCCATTTATGCCAAGTTTTGCAACTTCTTCGGTTTCATTCCGAAGATAAGAGGGAAAATTTCCATCGCCTAAGGTTGTGGCACCTACAGGCTTGATACCTAAAGCTAAGACGTTCTCCAAGTTTCCCAGCACAATCACTCGCTGCGGATTTACAGGAACCTTGGTTTCTCCCATTGCGTGCTTGACTACTCGTACAGCTTGAGATTGCAAATTAGGAGAAACGTTAATACTGTTATTTGTCTCACTTTTTCTGCCGTTGCTCCCGCAGGCGGAGACGATACAAATTGTCAGAAGTGTTATGAATAGTAGTCGGACATTACGTTGACTATAATTCTTTGCTAATTTCCAAATGGGATAGCATTGAAGGATAGAACACCGAAAGTAAATCGAGATTCTATTTAAAAAATTAGCTGTCTTTTTAATTAACCACATATAACTATAAAAACATTAACTAACCACAAAAACGTACTAAATAAGCGGAATTAATCACTTTTTGGATGGGTTAGCTTTCTTTGTAACCCATACATATGTGGGTTTCCTACTATAGAAGTCCGATTTAAATTATGATTTAATTTATAAATCGCGAAGGCGCACTAGCGAAGCCATGAGCCTTCGCGCTATAGAGCGAAAAGGAAGACTGAGAAGAAAGATCCAATATTTCATGAATAAATTAGGATTGCTAGAGACATTTTTTTATCAATTCGTGTTTACTGCGGAATAATTACCATATTTTTTACATCAAATTGGGTGAATTTATATGATTCAGTCCCGTCACACTCCCCTTTTAAATGAAGAGTTTTGTTTTTATCTTCAACAATCTCTGCTCTATAACTGCCCAAAGCTCCATTCGGGGTTTCAAAAGTTATTTCAACTTGATTGAAACTTTCATCTTCGTTCTGGTCAATTATCTGATAGCCGACTTTATAATTAAACCAATCCCAGCCATGTTTCAGGATGAGTTCTTTTTCTAAAATTTGAGCTGACCAAGGTAAAATCCCCCAACCACGATAGACATGGTTTAAGCACTGAATGTCACCAGTCCTTGTCAGAATGGCGGCAAATGATTCTTGGTTGAGTCTGCCATAGTATCTTCCCTCGGGAAAATCAATAGCAGTAGGGGCAAAGCGATGACCGCCAATATGACTGGCTTGCCAAACGCGGACTCGATCGAGTGATAAGTCAGAGACAGTGGCTAAAGCAGCTTTGTAAAAAGGATTGCCATACTTAGCGCAACATTTATCATGGCTACCGTGAGTGCATACTAAAATATCTCTGGTTTGAATATTTATCGCCTCCTGTTCTGGAGTGTTTCCTGTTAAACAGTCCTTCAGCAAAGAAGCTATATCATTGATATCTGAAACCAGAAATTCTTGCTTCGTGTAACCTGCCGAAAGTCCGGTTTTTGCTCGAAAAATTATCAGGCGCTTGTTGCGATCGCATTTAAGTTGATTGCTATGAATCAAAACAAACCTAACCGAAAGTGCCTCTGTATCAATTTCTTCTTTTAAAGCTTTTAAATTAGCCGGGAGGAATTTTGAATCCAGTGCATTGGGTGTCCAAGGAGGTGGACATTCAATCAGTACATAAATTTTGTGATTCGTCGCACACCCGATAATCTCTTCTCCCGCTTGGCGTGACTCTTCGGCGCAAAAGAACCCATTCATAGCTTGATTACGTGCGACATCATAATTTGTTGTGAGTTTTACCTGGTGGGGTTAGTTATTGAAATTTATTATCACTAGCTCAGCAACATATAACGTCTTATCTGGCAATGTCAAGGGGATAAAAAAATTTAGTCTATTGAGAACTCATGTCAGTTTTTTATTAAAATACCCGATTCAGCGTCCAGAAAAATTTGCACGCGATTCGCCCAAATCCCCAACCCCTTTCCTGGGAGGGAAGGGGCTGGGGGTTAGGTCTGGGAGCGCTTTGAGCAAAAGAAGTCACTTGGGCATACATACATTCTTTGGCTAACTTTGGCTAAGTGGAAAGAAGTTGATTGCTCCCCTAAATCCCCGCGCTATCGCACCGCTACGC
It encodes:
- a CDS encoding iron-siderophore ABC transporter substrate-binding protein, which codes for MGETKVPVNPQRVIVLGNLENVLALGIKPVGATTLGDGNFPSYLRNETEEVAKLGINGQPSMEKILLLKPDLILGWSWDEGIYGKLSKIAPTVFVEGSITWKEWLRTFAEALGKTQEAEKLLSNYNHRVETFREQMGDRLSQIQVSVVNFWADQVRIYMKRSFSGLILNDIGMPRPSAQNKDKNSENLSLELIPKMQGDAIFLVLGEGEESKLTQFTNHPLWFQLNAVKQSKVYQVNNDSWIGSWGIIGANRVLDDLFKYLLTDQSSDRKELPTLAVTQSFHS
- a CDS encoding sucrase ferredoxin; its protein translation is MNGFFCAEESRQAGEEIIGCATNHKIYVLIECPPPWTPNALDSKFLPANLKALKEEIDTEALSVRFVLIHSNQLKCDRNKRLIIFRAKTGLSAGYTKQEFLVSDINDIASLLKDCLTGNTPEQEAINIQTRDILVCTHGSHDKCCAKYGNPFYKAALATVSDLSLDRVRVWQASHIGGHRFAPTAIDFPEGRYYGRLNQESFAAILTRTGDIQCLNHVYRGWGILPWSAQILEKELILKHGWDWFNYKVGYQIIDQNEDESFNQVEITFETPNGALGSYRAEIVEDKNKTLHLKGECDGTESYKFTQFDVKNMVIIPQ
- a CDS encoding S-layer homology domain-containing protein codes for the protein MGQPMLYVNPATGKDNSVGNSSAPLKTLTRALKQAQAGTSIQLASGIYNAAGGEVFPLVIPAGVTVVGNESSKGKGIQIEGSGDYISPSFGSQNITLRLETDAQLRGVTVTNRGVKGTGVWIESTSPRLANNTFTNCSRDGVFVTGTAKPAILDNVFIQNASTGLSLVRNAKGEVRRNVAQKTGYGILIGDQAAPLITDNKIFANRTGILLSRDANPVLRRNLIEKNTQAGIIINDVAKPQLGSRQDPAGNILRDNGEVDLQNLTRFAVVSAGNQLNPARVQGTVEFVAATVAGSSLTMGPAQFSDVAGYWAEAFIQALVAKNLMSGFPDGTFQPEAAMTRAQYAAAIAKTFNLPPRPGNTSSFKDIPADFWAAGAIAKAASMGFISGFPDNTFRPGQNLTRVQAIASLVSGLALTGGNSSVLGVYGDRAQIPSYATDAVAVATTRRMVVNYPQVQQLEPMRDISRAEVAALIYQALVTTGEVKAIASPYIVNPEVNPDSSLPSFSDIQGHWAENSIRGLANQNLLGGFADGTFKPDDRLNRAGFAALLVKAFNPTSKRPAIQFTDIPPTFWAQAVIQQAYSGGFITGFPDQTFRPQQPVLRVQLIVSLVSGLGFPSGDEKLLDKYEDREAIPAYARPAVAAATQRGIIVNHPAPAQLNPNREATRAEAAVMVYQALVATGRLPA
- a CDS encoding MFS transporter, which gives rise to MRTFFIIWIGQLVSTIGSYMTSFAIQIWVWELTGQATALALVGFFTLVPSILITPIAGLIVDRWNRKFLMIIGDTVTALCTLVILWLYLTNHLQIWHLYLSGAVSGAFSEIQALAYSVSIAMLVPKQHYTRATSLDSAIHYSSIILAPALAGVLYYTIGFAGISLIDIVTFAIAIGTVLKIHIPQPTSSETSPQDKGIFQPIIFGFQYILARPGLFAIIAVASLFWFAHDLGAALYAPMILARTGNDARVLGSIGSAAGFGGVTGAFLLSAWGGSKRRIHGFLLAMVGAGLSKTVFGLGQTLMIWLPAQFCSSLNFPLLSSSNTAILLSKVKPDVQGRVFAARSTIQQIVSAIALLIAGPLADRVFEPAMMPGGVLAPILGSLFGTGSGAGMALLYVITSISLLLIGLGGYGFRVLRDVEISLPDHDVEPDRLSQLAKVEDSR
- a CDS encoding phycobiliprotein lyase, whose translation is MDIQEFFQLSAGKWFSQRTSHHLAFKQAESGKSDIKIEMLSAEDPEVIKLCEQYEVDPALAWGGARVSWDGTMEWDQEKHEGSSVLVPIPNPEKPNEGQLLRDMGYAEKASVAGRYVIGNDDSFTLITEYETMYSEERIWFASENLRLRASILKRFGGFSMASFCSEIRMGVTKPAEKATDTVANN
- a CDS encoding calcium-binding protein, whose amino-acid sequence is MSRIHGTPSDDYIEATQGDDVIFGYAGDDTLVGKSGNDIIHGGQGNDLIQGGEDEDSLYGELGDDFLLGASGRDRLFGGNGDDVLLGGEDDDRLDGGPGNDVYVYAPGDGFDTIEDESGIDILRLDDIFSNEITVDFVIGGWLCVSYQGQPIVKMRGVEHIQVEDGLFSVARWL
- a CDS encoding HEAT repeat domain-containing protein, coding for MTHPSLENIGAQLESPNSRDRMLALASLREVSADDAVPLIKKVLDDENLQIRSMAVFALGLKPTEECFPILVKLLETDPDYGIRADAAGALGYLCDIRGFEPLVRAFYEDTDWLVRFSAAVSLGNLKDPRAFDVLVRALDSEEVVLQQAAIAALGEIKAVGAVDQILRFAQSDDWLVRQRLAEALGHLPSEKSLSALNYLEKDRHPHVATAATISLKRLSENN
- a CDS encoding Lin0512 family protein, which codes for MARKRLIIEMGMGIDQHGQEPTVAAARAVRNAIAHNALPGVWEVAGLSDPDQMIVEVQVAVPYPEQVREAEVLAVLPFGRKTLTVESGGMVVQGRAIPSLNDKNDEMLIAVAAVTVLVETD